A genomic stretch from Prochlorococcus marinus str. MIT 9312 includes:
- a CDS encoding RNA ligase family protein, with product MFKEEIIHQLELHPSRLDKEKIISEAMENGLDDFFEGIRMALDPLVTFGVKIVPEKENEKSQSFLWKDFRKLANKLIQRELTGHAARDAILAAMESATKEEWNGFYRRVLIKDLRCGVSEKTINKIAKKFPEYSIPIFSCPLAHDSANHEKKMIGKKQIEIKLDGVRVLTIIRQNKVEMFSRNGKQFHNFGHIISEIENVLKEDPAPYDLVLDGEVMSANFQDLMKQVHRKDGKQSKDAVLHLFDLCPLENFQKGRWNTNQTTRSLLVKEWVAKHSMLLKHIQTLEWENVDLDTIEGQKRFVELNKSAVEGGYEGVMIKDPDAMYECKRTHSWLKAKPFIEVTLKIVSVEEGTGRNKGRLGAVLVEGEDDGYEYSLSCGSGFSDIQRKEYWSKRHQLIGQLVEIRADAKTKSKDAVAFSLRFPRFKCFRGFKAGEKV from the coding sequence TTGTTTAAAGAAGAAATAATACATCAATTAGAATTACACCCAAGTAGATTAGATAAAGAAAAAATCATCTCAGAAGCAATGGAAAATGGTCTAGATGATTTTTTTGAAGGCATTCGTATGGCACTTGATCCATTGGTAACTTTTGGTGTAAAAATTGTTCCTGAGAAAGAGAATGAAAAAAGTCAAAGTTTTTTATGGAAAGATTTTAGAAAATTAGCAAATAAGCTTATTCAAAGAGAACTTACTGGTCACGCTGCGCGCGATGCAATTCTTGCGGCCATGGAATCTGCAACAAAAGAAGAGTGGAATGGATTTTATAGACGAGTTTTAATTAAAGATCTTAGATGTGGCGTATCTGAAAAAACAATCAACAAGATAGCAAAGAAATTTCCCGAATATTCTATTCCTATTTTTTCTTGTCCTTTAGCTCATGACAGTGCAAATCATGAAAAAAAAATGATAGGGAAAAAGCAAATTGAAATCAAATTAGATGGTGTGCGCGTCTTAACTATTATTAGACAAAATAAAGTAGAGATGTTTTCTCGTAATGGGAAACAATTCCATAATTTTGGTCATATTATCTCAGAAATAGAAAACGTCTTAAAAGAAGACCCAGCACCTTATGACTTAGTGCTAGATGGTGAAGTAATGAGCGCTAACTTTCAGGATTTAATGAAACAGGTACATAGAAAAGATGGCAAACAATCCAAAGACGCAGTTCTCCACCTATTTGACTTATGTCCCCTTGAAAACTTCCAAAAAGGAAGATGGAACACTAATCAAACAACAAGAAGTTTATTAGTAAAAGAATGGGTAGCAAAACATTCTATGCTTCTAAAACATATACAAACACTTGAATGGGAAAATGTAGATCTCGATACCATTGAGGGACAGAAAAGATTTGTAGAGCTTAATAAATCTGCAGTGGAAGGAGGATATGAAGGAGTAATGATTAAAGATCCTGATGCTATGTATGAATGTAAAAGAACACACAGTTGGTTAAAAGCAAAACCTTTCATTGAAGTCACTTTAAAAATTGTATCGGTTGAGGAAGGCACAGGTCGAAATAAAGGTCGACTCGGAGCAGTCCTCGTAGAAGGGGAAGATGATGGTTATGAATACAGTCTTAGTTGCGGCAGCGGATTTAGTGATATCCAACGTAAAGAATATTGGTCAAAACGTCATCAACTCATTGGTCAACTTGTAGAAATCAGAGCTGATGCTAAAACTAAATCCAAGGATGCGGTGGCTTTTAGTCTTAGGTTTCCTAGATTCAAGTGCTTTAGAGGATTTAAAGCTGGAGAAAAAGTTTAA